A segment of the Leclercia adecarboxylata genome:
CCACCAGATAGAAGAACGCCAGCAGCAGGCTACCGTCGACCACGAAAGCGGTGCCGCGCCCGGCATAGAACGGCGTCAGCATTAACCCGGCCAGCAGCATACTCCAGCCGACGATCGGCAGCGTGCCGTAACGGGCAATCAGCGTGGAGGGGTAGGTGGTATAGAACGCCGCGGCGAAGGCGGAGGCGATGCCCCAGCAGAGCGCGGCCGGGGAGATAGTCAGCGAGGTCGGGTCGCCGTGGGTGACCAGTAAAAAGGTGCCGACAAGCGAGGTCATGATCGCCGCCAGCACGAAAATGCCCGGGCGCTTTTTGCGCGCCAGCGCGAACCACGCCACGATAATGGTCGGCGACAGGAATTGCAGCACGGTGGCGGTGGCGGCGTTGGATTTTTCAATCGTCACCAGGAAGGTGAGCTGAACGATCAGCGCCCCGAACAGGGAGAAGATCAGCAGGCTGATGGCGTCTTTGCGATTTTTGATGACCGAAAAAATCTTGTCGCCGTGGACGAATGAGAGCGTCAGCAGGATCACGCCGGCAAACAGCAGGCGGATCATGGTCAGATAAGGCGAGGGGATCTGACTTTTCTCCATGATGTACTGCGCGCAAACCCCTGAGCTGCCCCATAAAATGGCGGCGATCAGGACGTTCAGCATCCCTTTACGTGTGGAACCCATGCTCTCCCCTGCGATAGTGGCTTTCAAAGGCCAGCAGCATAACACGGGTCCTGCCGGGTGGCGCTACGCTTACCCGGCCTACAAAACTTTGTAGGCCCGTGCAAGCGCAGCGCCGCCGGGCGCAGTTGATTTAGAACCAGGCTTCCCACATCGCGCCGACGTTGAAGTCGTCGAGCGTTTCATCTTTCGTGTTGTTCACGCGGGCGGTGCGTTCGTTATCCACCTTGCCGCCGGTGACGTAGAAGCGCAGCATCGGACGGAATTCCGGGCCCATCGCGATGGACATGTTCTGCGACAGGGTCAGCTTCCAGCCCTTGTTATCCCCGCCGTTGTCGTAATCAACATGCTGCCAGCCCGCTTCCAGCCAGGTGGAGTGCACGTCGTTCCACCAGTGCATCGGCCGCACGATGGCGTTGTAGTTCTTGCGGTTGTCGGTGCTGTCACGGCTGTTGTCGTAGTCGTGGAAGGCCAGAATGTACTCCACCTGGGTCGCCTGGGTGAACTTGTGCAGCCCTTCGAAGCTGGCGTACACCGTGGTCAGGTCCTCGGTTTTGTTGAACACGCTGTTATCGGAGTTATCAGAGTAGCGGGCGATCACCTTGTTCACGCCGCTGTCGTTGGTGTGGCTCAGGACCACGCCGCCCTGCCAGGCGTTGGTGCGCTCTTCCGTTTCGATGGCTTTCGAGTCAAAGCCGTAGTTGGCGTACAGCTCCAGGTCGATGGGGCCGAGCTTCATGCCGTGAATTTTGGAGGTGGCCGCGTAGTTGCCCTTGTCGCCGGTGCCGGAGCCGCCGGTACAGGTGATGCGCGACGGGTTGGCCTCGTCGTCCATCACTTCCGGGCTACAGGATTCGACTGCCGCCACGGTCGCCACGTCAAACTGCACGCCGCCGATGTCGAAGTTCTTCACCCCGGCACCCTGGCCGTCGTGGTTCATCCAGAAGTAGTCGTTGATGCCCTGCTGCGGACGCTGGTGGAAGTCACGCCCGGCCCAGAGATAGGCGTTCGGGTTGGATTCCAGAATGTTGGTCACCCCGGCGTAAGCCTTTTTCAGGTTCACCTCGTCGCCCCAGTGGTCGATCATCACGTTGACGTCCCAGATGGCGCCGTTTTCGCCTTTGAAGGCTTTGGAGAGCTGGAACTCGCCGCCGTTGCCTTCGTTACCCAGACGACCGATCGCCGAGGCGCCGTTGTACGAGCCGTCCACCGCGACGTATTTCTGATCGGCGGCCTGGAAGTGCGCCCCGTATCGGGCATAGCCGGTAAATTTAATCCCGAACGGGATCGCCATATCCGGGGACTGGGCGGCGCTTTGCGGTTCGTTGATGACGTCGGCTTTTTTCGCCACCGCGGCATCCATTTTCGCCTGGCGATCGGCCAGGGCTTTATCCACCGCTCTGGCTACAATGGCGTCGATTTGCTCCTGCGTAAACTCCTGGGCGAGGACAGAAAGTGGGCAAAGCGCGGCGATTACCGCCATTGTTAATGGAAGTTTTTTAATCATATTCATGGTTATCTCAATATATTTAAATTTTATTCAGACAATAACCACCCCGTTCCGGATTGACAGAATATGTCGCTATCATCAGAAAAGGTTGATTTTTATTTTTTAGGATACAGAGGCTTTATACTATTATCGTAACGATATCTCCGGTGCTGATATTTAATTAATTAACGCTGATACAGGTGAATAATTTCTTCGGATAATTCACGGGCCAGCAGCGAGTTCATTAAGTGATCCTGGGCGTGTACCATAATTAACGTCATCGGCTGACGGGCTTCGCCCGCGTCCTGCTCGATAAGTTTGGTCTGCATATGGTGCGCCTGGCGCGCGTAGCCATCGGCTTCGCGCAGCAGGCTTTTCGCTTCGTCAAAGTTGCCCTGCCGCGCAGCATGCAGTGCTTCAAAGCACAGGCTGCGCGACTGACCAGCATTGACGATGATTTCCATTACGGCTTCTTCTAAGGCAATCATCATCAGTTACTCTGTTTATTTATCAAAACTGTTATTTAGAGAGGTGGCAGCAAACCACTCTCCGCTCTTTTTAATGGTGCGTTGCTGCGTTTCCAAATCGAGCTGGACAAAGCCATAACGATTTTTATAAGCATTACACCATGACCAGTTATCAATAAATGTCCACATATGGTAGCCAAGACAATTACAGCCTTCGCTAATGCCTTTATGCAGCCATTTAAGGTGTTCAGAAATAAAATCGATTCGATATTGGTCGTTAATCTGGCCGTTCTCAATAAAACGCTGCTCGTTTTCGACGCCCATACCATTTTCAGAAATAAAACAGCGTGGGTTGCCGTAATTATCGCGCAGGTTAATGAGAATATCGTAAATACCTGGCTCGTAGATTTCCCAGCCGCGATACGGGTTCATCTTGCGGCCCGGCATCTCGTAGCTATCAAAGAACCACTCCGGCATAAACGGTGCCTGCGGATTAATGGCCGTATCACGACACTTCACCCGACGCGGCTGGTAGTAGTTAATGCCCAGCAGGTCGATTTTGCCGTCGGCAATCAGGGCGCTGTCTTCCGGCAGACAGACGGGCAGCTGATCGTGCGCTTTCAGCATCGCCACCAGATCCGCCGGGTATTCGCCACACAGCACCGGATCGAGGAAGCTGCGGTTAAACAGCAGATCGCAATGGTGCGCGGCTTTCACGTCCGCCGGATTCTGCGAGCGTGGATAGGACGGCGTCAGGTTCAGCACGATGCCAATCTCACCGGCAAAATGCCCGGCGCGGAAGGCACGAACCGCCTGGGCATGGGCCAGCACGGTGTGATAGGCCACGGTTGCCGCGCGACGGAAATCGACCACGTTCGGGTAGTGGAAGTCGTACAGATACCCGCCCTCTACCGGCACAATCGGCTCGTTAAAGGTAAACCAGTGCATTACCCGATCACCAAAAAGCTCAAAGCAGGTTTCTGCGTAGCGGGCATAGGCCGCCACCACATCACGGTTTTCCCACCCGCCAATCTCCTGCATCGCCATCGGCATGTCGAAGTGGAACAGGGTGATAAACGGCTTGATACCCTGGGCAATCAGTTCGTCGATCACCTGATTGTAGAAAGCAACCGCTTCCTGGTTCACTTCACCGGTGCCTTCCGGGATGAGACGCGCCCAGCTTATCGAGGTGCGAAAGCTATTGTGGTTCAGCTGCTTTAACAGCTGAATGTCGGCTTTCCAGTGCTGATAAAACGTGGAGGTATTCTGCGGCCCTACCCCATTGTGAAAGCGATTCGGTTCGGTAGCGAACCAGTGATCCCAGGTGGTTAATCCCTTGCCACTGCCCTGGCTTTCCCCTTCGGTTTGCAGTGCAGAACAGGCGCTACCCCACCAGAAGTTTTCGGGAAATGCATATTTCATAAAACGTCCTCTTTGACTTAATTACCGACGGTCTCTGCTGCACCTACGGTTGCCTGCGCTTTTTGTTCTTCGGTTTTCATCAAGGAACGTTCATAAGCACGCAGGAACGGTAAATACATCACCGCCGACATGACCATACAAATGACGCACATCACCACCGGACTGAGCGCCCAGTTTGCCGCCCAGGAGGCACCAATTGGCGCCGGAGTGGTCCACGGCGTCAGCGAGACGACCTGTGCCAGCCAGCCGAGTTTGGTGGCGGTATAGGCCAGACAAGCGTTGATCATCGGAACGAACACGAAAGGAATAAAGAGCATCGGGTTCATGATGATCGGCGCACCGAACAGAATAGGTTCGTTGATATTAAAGAAGCTTGGCACCACGCCCATTTTGCCGATGGTGCGCAGGTGGGTGACGCGGCTGCGCAGCAGCAGGAAGGCCAGCGGCAGGGTCGAGCCCACACCACCAATCAGCAGGTAGTGATCCCAGAAGCCCTGCAGGTAGACGTGCGGCAGCGCAGCGCCGGCAGCCAGTGCGGCCTGGTTGGCGGAGAGGTTAGCCATCCAGAACGGGTTCATAATGCCGGTGACAATCAGCGCGCCGTGGATGCCGGCGAACCAGAAGATCTGGCACAGCAGCACGGAGAGCAGAATGGCAGGCAGGGAGTCAGAGGCGGAAACCAGCGGCTCCAGCAGGTGCATAATCGCCTGCGGGATGATCATCCCGGTTTGCGCTTCGATAAACAGGTTCAGCGGGTGCAGGGTACCAATGATCACCACCACCGGGATCAGGATCTCAAACGAGCGCGCCACGCCGGTCGGCACTTCCTTCGGCAGACGGATGGTGACTTTATGGTCCTTCAGCCAGGCGTAAACGCGGGTGGCATAGATGGAGGTGATCAGGGCGGTGAAAATCCCCTGGCCCGACAGATACTGGGTAGAGATTTTGCCGTCGGCATAAGGGGCGGCCACCAGCAGGAACGCCATAAAGGCCAGCAGGCCGGACATCACCGGGTCAAGATTGAACTGGCGGCCAAGGCTGGCGCCAATCCCTACCGAGATGAAGAAGGTCATCACGCCCATGCTGAGGTTAAACGGCAGCATCAGCTGTTCACGGTAGGTCTCGGAGAAATCGAGCCAGCCGCGGGCAAAGCTGTTGGTGGTGTCTGCGGAGAACGGCGGGAAGATAAACACCAGCATAAACGAGCCGATGATCATAAACGGCAGCGCGGCGGTAAAGCCGTCGCGGATGGCAATCACGTACTTCTGCTGGCCCAGCTTGCCCGCCAGCGGTGCGATGGACTGCTCAATGACGGCAACCATAGATTGATATAACGAACTCATGAGAACACCTTCTTAGTGTGCCGCTTCGATGAGCGACAGAGCATAGTCCAGCACTTTATCGCCACGTTGCATACCGTAATCCATTGTATCGATGGACTGTACGGGTATGCCCTGGGTGGCAGCCTTGTCTGAGAGCGTTTTTAACATGTATTTGACTTGCGGTCCGAGAAGCACGACCTGATATTGCGGAAACTGTGTATCAAATTCTGAAACACCATACGCATCGATTTTGACCGGTAAACCGCGTTCGTTCGCGGCTTCGACCATTTTCCGAACCAGCAGGCTGGTGGACATCCCGGCAGAACAGCACAGCATTATCTTGAACATCGACAACCATCCTCAAAATGTAAATAGTTATTGCGGAGATGATTGGATAACATATGGAAACCGGTTTCCATTGATATAAGACAGAAGTGTGACAGCCATCAAGATCCCTTGCTTATGGGCCCTGATTATCAGATTCAGGTCACGAATTTTGGCTGCTTTTGCATCATATGGATTGGAAACGGAAAATCGGTTTCCATGGAAAACGGAAACAGATATACTCCTGAGTGGCTATAATATGAGCCGAAGTGGAATCAGGAATTACAGGGGCCTGGAGAGACCTGTCAGGGGATAAAGATGTCTACAATCAACGATGTATCACGTCTGGCCGGGGTGTCCAAAGCCACGGTATCACGGGTGTTGAGCGGGTCGCGCGGCGTGAAGGAAGCCAGCCGCCAGGCCGTACTGAAAGCAGTGGAAGAGCTGAACTATCGGCCAAATGTGATTGCCCAGTCGCTGCTCAGCCAGTCTACCGGCTGTATCGGCGTCATTTGCGCCCAGGACAACATTAACCAGACCACCGGTTATCTGTACGCGCTGGAAAAACACCTCAGCCAGCACCAGAAGCACCTGCTGCTTCGCTTCGCCAACACCAAAGCCGAAGTCATGAGCGCGCTGGATGAGCTGTCCTGCGGGTTATGCGATGACATTCTGATTATCGGCGCCCGTTTTCCGCTGCATATCGATCAGGAGAACGTCATCCTGGTGGATTGCATGGAAACCAACAACGTCAACAGTATCCAGTACGACCATGCCTTTGCCGCGGAAACCGCGTGTAACTTCCTTGCCAGCCAGGGGCGACGCCAGATTGCCCTGATCCACCCGCACGGCAGCGGTTTTGCCGATCAGGTGCTGCTGGGCTACAAGCATGGGCTGGAAAAGAACTTCCTGCCGTTTAATCGCAACCTGGTCTTTATGGAAGCCACGTCATCCTCCGTGGCCCTGCAGGAGCTGCTTAACAACGCCACTACGGTGAATTTCAACGCCCTACTGGTGGCCGATGAGCAGGAAGCGCAGCGGGTGATCCCGCAGCTGCAGGCGTTCAACCGATCGGTACCGGGCGACATCATGGTATTCAGTCTTGCGGGCTCCCTGCACCTGCCGGGCATTCCGACCATTCCGGCGATTGAGTACTCGATGGATGCCATGGCGGCACGGATTGTCAGCTGGCTGAATGAGAAGACCCAGATGCTGGGTTCGTATGTGCTGCGCGGGGATTTAATTATTCCGGATGTGCGACGCTAAAAAAATTAAGGGGGCTGTAGGGCCCCTTAATGCGTAATCAATAATCCTCCATGCAGTCCACCTGACTCACGGCATCCCAGTAACCTTCCTGGTTGTTCCGCTCCATCGCCACGACCGCATTTTTGACCAGCATCTGATTGGCCTCAGAGGCCATAATCATCGCCTGCCACTCTTTATCACTTTGCTTGCGTTGCGGGGCACAGGCTTTCTTCACATCCTTCAAAACCGACTGTTTCATTTGTTCTAATTTGACCGGGTCGTTCAGTTCCTGAGCATGAACGAAGGCGGCAAAAAGCAGGCAGACTACCAGGCAAAACAGGTGCGCTGACTTCATGGAAACCTCCGGAAAAACCACACACGTTTATGAAATATATCGTTACATCCGCCTTTGCGACCCAAGCCGAAAGTATTAATTTTGCCAATAGTTGCGCAGGGGTACGAATAAGCGTAGCCGCACAATTTGGCGGACAGGCAAACCCGGAAGAAAAATTTGTGACGGCAGGCGGCTGCCAGAGAACAAAGGGTGATGCTGCTCGCAAAGGCAATTTAGCGTTGATTGCACTTACATTTTTTAACGCGCGTTACGCCAGAGTTTGCTGTTTTTATCGTGGGCAGAATGTGGGATAGTCGACGTGCAACGTAACGGGAGAATGATATGCAACTGAGTATTACCGACACCATTACTGAACACGAACAGGAAGAGTTACTGCAGGGGTTGCGGGTCTACAACAGCCAGTTTATTAGTTTTTCCCGCGTGGCGAGTGATATCGCCGTGTATGCCCGCGATGAAGGCGGCAAAATGCGCGGCGGGCTGATCGGCAACCGTCAGGGCGTGTGGCTGAACATCAAATATCTGTGGGTCAGCGAGGAAATACGCGGCAGCGGGCTCGGTGGCCAGCTGATGCAGGCCGCCGAAGAGGAAGCTAAACGCCAGGGGTGCCAGCATGCGCTGGTGGATACCTTCAGTTTCCAGGCGCGTCCGTTTTACGAGAAGCAGGGCTATGAGCTGACCATGACGCTGGACGATTTTCCCTACCCGGGAATACAGCGGCATTACCTCTCGAAGGCGCTTTAAGCGCCAATACCATGACCTATCACCGCCAGCACATGGCGCACAATACTGTCAGGCGAGAGAGTGGTTAACCTCTCGTCATTGCGCATCCGCGAGAAAGGCACCAGCACCAGGCTTAACAGGGTGGTGAACAGCAGTTCCGGGGCCAGATCGCGGTTCAGTTTTCCCTCCTGCTGCCAGCGGGCAATGGTATCCAGCGTCGCCTGATATTTCTCATCGCCAAACCGGGCCTGCAGGTGCGACCGCAGCACGGGCATTTCCCCAATCACCTCCTGCATCCACAGCGGCGCGAACCAGCGGTGCTCGACGGCCAGGTCGGCCAGCTTTTTCACCATCAGCGTCAGGGCGGTCACCGGATCGTCCGGGTGGGTGCTGAAAAGCGTCGCGATGGCGCTGCGAAGCGGCAGAAAACGCTCCTCGATCATGGCATCAAGCAGCTGCTCCCGGGAGTTGAAATAGTAGTGCAGCATCGCTGGCGTCACGCCCGCCTCTTTGGCGATTGCGTTGAGGGAGGTGCGGGCAATCCCCTGACGCGCAAAGAGATCCAGCGCGATATCCAGCAGCTGTTCCCGGCTGGTGGCGGTGGGTTTGCTCCCGCGCGGACGCCCCGGGCGGCGGGCCTGTGGTGTGGGCTCAGAATTATCTTTATGTGCTGACATGCGCGGGGGATCCCTTGACCTGATTCATAACTTCATTAAATATTAATTACCCAATTAATTAATTTCAAGCGGTGTTTTATGGCGTCCGAATCGACAACGCAAACCAAAAACGCGCCCTCTATCCGACTGCTGTTTAGCGCGCTCCTGCTGGTGATGCTGCTTTCGGCTCTCGATCAGACCATCGTCTCCACGGCGCTGCCCACCATTGTGGGCGAGCTGGGCGGGCTGGGCGGGCTGGATAAGCTCTCCTGGGTGGTGACGGCCTATATCCTGAGCTCCACCATCGTGGTGCCGCTGTACGGCAAATTTGGCGATCTCTTTGGCCGCAAAATCGTGCTGCAAATCGCCATTGTTCTTTTTCTGGTGGGCTCTGCCCTGTGCGGGCTGGCGCAGAACATGACCCAGCTGGTGCTGATGCGCGCCCTGCAGGGGCTGGGCGGCGGCGGGCTGATGGTGATCAGCATGGCGGCGGTGGCGGATGTGATCCCGCCGGCGGATCGCGGCCGTTATCAGGGTCTGTTCGGCGGGGTCTTTGGTCTGGCGACGGTGATCGGCCCGCTGGTCGGCGGCTTTCTGGTGCAGCATGCCTCCTGGCGCTGGATTTTCTATATCAACCTGCCGCTGGGGGTGTTTGCCCTGCTGGTGATCGGCGCGGTCTTCCACGGCAGTGCGAAGCGCAATAAACATGAGATCGACTATCTGGGGGCAATTTACCTCAGCATGGCGCTGCTGTGCATCATCCTCTTTACCAGCGAAGGGGGCACGGTACGGGAGTGGAGCGACCCGCAGCTGTGGTGCATTCTTGCCTTTGGCCTGACGGGCATCGCCGGATTTATCTATGAGGAGCGGCTGGCGTGGGAGCCGATTATTCCCCTGTCGCTCTTCCGCGATCGCAGCTTCCTGTTATGCAGCCTGATTGGCTTTATTATCGGTATGTCGCTGTTTGGCTCGGTGACTTTCCTGCCGCTCTATCTGCAGATTGTCAAAGAGGCCACCCCGACCCAGGCCGGGCTACAGCTGATCCCGCTGATGGGCGGGCTGCTGCTGACCTCCATCATCAGCGGCCGCATTATCAGCCGCACCGGAAAATACCGCCTGTTCCCGATCCTCGGCACCCTGCTGGGCGTGGTCGGCATGGCCCTGCTCACGCGGATCACCATTGATTCGCCGGTCTGGCAGCTGTACCTGTTTACCGGCGTGCTGGGGGCGGGGCTGGGTCTGGTGATGCAGGTGCTGGTGCTGGCGGTGCAGAATAGCGTGTCGGCGGACCAGTATGGGGTGGCGACCTCCGGCGTGACCCTGTTCCGCTCCATTGGCGGGGCGATTGGCGTGGCGCTGTTTGGCGCGGTCTTCACTCACGTATTGCAGTCGGGCCTGATGGCGCGGATACCCGAGGGCACCGAACTGCCGCGGGAGATGAATCCTGTTGCGATTCACCATCTGCCTGACGCTCTTCGCCTGGACTACCTGGACGCCTTTGGCTCCGCCATTCATGCGGTATTCCTGATGGCGGCAGGAATTATGGTGCTCGCCTTTGTGCTGTCGTGGTTTTTGCGCGAGGCGCCGCTGCGCAAGCGGGAGGCGTAAGGTTAGCGGTTCCGCTCATTGTTGCGAGTCGCTTTCCGAAACTTGATGACCAGGCTTGTCTTCCTTAACGCTGCTGGCGCATGCTTTGGCCTGGTCAATAAAACAGCAGAGGTTGCGATGGAACGTAAAGCAAAACTGTTCAAAAAAGGGCGAAACCAGGCGGTGTTACTGCCTGCGGAGTTCGCGTTTGATTCGGAGAGCGTCTGGATCCGGCGGGATGAGGAGGGGAATGTTGTTTTGAGGGCTATGTCAGAGAAAGAACGGCACAGGGAGAATTTTTTGCGTTTACTGAAGCAGACGCAGGTACCTGATTCATTCCTGAGTAAGGAGGAGCGCAATCAGAGTTATACGACAAGAGATCCTCTTGAAGGGTTATAGAAAATGCTGCATATGCTGGACACTAACATAGTCAGCCACCTCGTGAAGCAACATCCCAGCGTGGTAAATCGCTATTCTCAAATAGCACCTGAAGAGATGTGCATTTCAAGCATAACGGAGGCTGAATTGCTTTATGGCGTCGCCAAAAAGCAAAGCCATAGACTGCATGAAACCATCTCGGAATTTCTTAAAACTATCACCGTTTGCGACTGGGACAGTGACGCCGCGGCAATCTACGGCAAACTACGCGCCTCAATGGAAAAGAGAGGGAAAGTGATGGGCGATCTCGATCAGTTGATCGCAGCGCACGCTCTCAGCCGGGGCACAACCATTGTGACTAACGATCGTGCCTTTGCGATGGTGCAGGAACTGACTATCGAGGACTGGACCACCGCAGCCTGAGCCCCAACGCCCGGTGGCGCTCCGCTTACCGGGCCTACGATACCAGTGCTGGCCTTTGTGCTGTGATGGTTTTTGCGCGAGGCACCGCTGCGGAAGCGGGGTGAATGAGAGTGCAGAGTGAGTCGCTTAAGATTTTTAAAAGCCATTAAGATATCTGAGGAAACAACACTCTTGAGTATTACATAAGTAATGGCTTTGAGTGTTGTCAGAAAATGACGCGCATGTTGCTCAGGTTTTTATATAGTACTAACTTCTTAAGTTACGATTCACCTCTGGCTTCGATTCTGACTTCACCGATAGTAAATATAATTTCTGCAGGAGATACTCTCATTGATTTTTCATCTGCGATAGCCCGTGCTTTGGTTATTGCTCTGTCATTACCAATCACTGGGATGCCTTCACACCACGTCAATCTAAGCTGGCCTCTTTTGGGGTTATTTGATGGTGTTGTAATGCTATAGCCCTGTTCACCGTTTGGAACGACTTTTAATCGCCAGATGGATCCATCATCAGTAAAGCCAATATCAATACGGTCACCTTTTTTGAACCGTGCTCTGGACATAATATCTTCAGGGATCCTGATCGTCATATAGCGAACTATTTGGTTGTTACTGGTGCGACAAATTTGAGTAATGCTTAAATTGTTTGTTACAGGAAGCCGTCCGGCTTTACCTGCTCTGTTTTTGATTACTTCACTGACCGATATAAACTCCAGGGGTTTATGGTCTTTCATTCCAGTGTCCTTAAGCCAGTTTAATTGTTTCATACAGGATTACCTAACAGGATTTTGATGGCAAAAGATTAGTACTATAAGATTTTAAATTATTGAGTTAAATCAACTGGATTTCTATGCGCTAATGTTTTTATTACAGGAATACTATCTTTAATATCATCCCTAAATATGCGCAACTTGTAATATCATTGCTATTTATTTTTTTCTCCCGTTCCTTATTAGCCTGCCTACAGGCGCTCATTGTTACTTTTTGTATTTTTAGAGTATGTCAGGCCGCTTATAACTTATCCTTCTTACTGATGCCATTTCGTTTTTTAGCCTGCCGCTGCGTTGCCGATATAGTCGATAAAACAGTTATCAAAAGGATATGACGGGTGAAACTTCGATTAGGTGCGCTTCTTCTCGCTGGCCTGCTGCTGGCGGGCTGTGACCAAAGCGGCAGCGATGCCAAACACATTAAGGTGGGCGTAATTAACGGCGCCGAGCAGGA
Coding sequences within it:
- a CDS encoding DMT family transporter, giving the protein MGSTRKGMLNVLIAAILWGSSGVCAQYIMEKSQIPSPYLTMIRLLFAGVILLTLSFVHGDKIFSVIKNRKDAISLLIFSLFGALIVQLTFLVTIEKSNAATATVLQFLSPTIIVAWFALARKKRPGIFVLAAIMTSLVGTFLLVTHGDPTSLTISPAALCWGIASAFAAAFYTTYPSTLIARYGTLPIVGWSMLLAGLMLTPFYAGRGTAFVVDGSLLLAFFYLVVIGTAVTFSLYLKGAQMIGGPKASILSCAEPLSSALLSVILLGVAFTLPDWLGTLLIVSSVVLISMDSRRRVQTSA
- a CDS encoding carbohydrate porin, translated to MNMIKKLPLTMAVIAALCPLSVLAQEFTQEQIDAIVARAVDKALADRQAKMDAAVAKKADVINEPQSAAQSPDMAIPFGIKFTGYARYGAHFQAADQKYVAVDGSYNGASAIGRLGNEGNGGEFQLSKAFKGENGAIWDVNVMIDHWGDEVNLKKAYAGVTNILESNPNAYLWAGRDFHQRPQQGINDYFWMNHDGQGAGVKNFDIGGVQFDVATVAAVESCSPEVMDDEANPSRITCTGGSGTGDKGNYAATSKIHGMKLGPIDLELYANYGFDSKAIETEERTNAWQGGVVLSHTNDSGVNKVIARYSDNSDNSVFNKTEDLTTVYASFEGLHKFTQATQVEYILAFHDYDNSRDSTDNRKNYNAIVRPMHWWNDVHSTWLEAGWQHVDYDNGGDNKGWKLTLSQNMSIAMGPEFRPMLRFYVTGGKVDNERTARVNNTKDETLDDFNVGAMWEAWF
- a CDS encoding PTS lactose/cellobiose transporter subunit IIA codes for the protein MIALEEAVMEIIVNAGQSRSLCFEALHAARQGNFDEAKSLLREADGYARQAHHMQTKLIEQDAGEARQPMTLIMVHAQDHLMNSLLARELSEEIIHLYQR
- a CDS encoding glycoside hydrolase family 1 protein — encoded protein: MKYAFPENFWWGSACSALQTEGESQGSGKGLTTWDHWFATEPNRFHNGVGPQNTSTFYQHWKADIQLLKQLNHNSFRTSISWARLIPEGTGEVNQEAVAFYNQVIDELIAQGIKPFITLFHFDMPMAMQEIGGWENRDVVAAYARYAETCFELFGDRVMHWFTFNEPIVPVEGGYLYDFHYPNVVDFRRAATVAYHTVLAHAQAVRAFRAGHFAGEIGIVLNLTPSYPRSQNPADVKAAHHCDLLFNRSFLDPVLCGEYPADLVAMLKAHDQLPVCLPEDSALIADGKIDLLGINYYQPRRVKCRDTAINPQAPFMPEWFFDSYEMPGRKMNPYRGWEIYEPGIYDILINLRDNYGNPRCFISENGMGVENEQRFIENGQINDQYRIDFISEHLKWLHKGISEGCNCLGYHMWTFIDNWSWCNAYKNRYGFVQLDLETQQRTIKKSGEWFAATSLNNSFDK
- a CDS encoding PTS sugar transporter subunit IIC, producing the protein MSSLYQSMVAVIEQSIAPLAGKLGQQKYVIAIRDGFTAALPFMIIGSFMLVFIFPPFSADTTNSFARGWLDFSETYREQLMLPFNLSMGVMTFFISVGIGASLGRQFNLDPVMSGLLAFMAFLLVAAPYADGKISTQYLSGQGIFTALITSIYATRVYAWLKDHKVTIRLPKEVPTGVARSFEILIPVVVIIGTLHPLNLFIEAQTGMIIPQAIMHLLEPLVSASDSLPAILLSVLLCQIFWFAGIHGALIVTGIMNPFWMANLSANQAALAAGAALPHVYLQGFWDHYLLIGGVGSTLPLAFLLLRSRVTHLRTIGKMGVVPSFFNINEPILFGAPIIMNPMLFIPFVFVPMINACLAYTATKLGWLAQVVSLTPWTTPAPIGASWAANWALSPVVMCVICMVMSAVMYLPFLRAYERSLMKTEEQKAQATVGAAETVGN
- a CDS encoding PTS sugar transporter subunit IIB translates to MFKIMLCCSAGMSTSLLVRKMVEAANERGLPVKIDAYGVSEFDTQFPQYQVVLLGPQVKYMLKTLSDKAATQGIPVQSIDTMDYGMQRGDKVLDYALSLIEAAH
- a CDS encoding LacI family DNA-binding transcriptional regulator; amino-acid sequence: MSTINDVSRLAGVSKATVSRVLSGSRGVKEASRQAVLKAVEELNYRPNVIAQSLLSQSTGCIGVICAQDNINQTTGYLYALEKHLSQHQKHLLLRFANTKAEVMSALDELSCGLCDDILIIGARFPLHIDQENVILVDCMETNNVNSIQYDHAFAAETACNFLASQGRRQIALIHPHGSGFADQVLLGYKHGLEKNFLPFNRNLVFMEATSSSVALQELLNNATTVNFNALLVADEQEAQRVIPQLQAFNRSVPGDIMVFSLAGSLHLPGIPTIPAIEYSMDAMAARIVSWLNEKTQMLGSYVLRGDLIIPDVRR
- a CDS encoding YicS family protein; the encoded protein is MKSAHLFCLVVCLLFAAFVHAQELNDPVKLEQMKQSVLKDVKKACAPQRKQSDKEWQAMIMASEANQMLVKNAVVAMERNNQEGYWDAVSQVDCMEDY
- a CDS encoding GNAT family N-acetyltransferase, which gives rise to MQLSITDTITEHEQEELLQGLRVYNSQFISFSRVASDIAVYARDEGGKMRGGLIGNRQGVWLNIKYLWVSEEIRGSGLGGQLMQAAEEEAKRQGCQHALVDTFSFQARPFYEKQGYELTMTLDDFPYPGIQRHYLSKAL
- a CDS encoding TetR/AcrR family transcriptional regulator; translated protein: MSAHKDNSEPTPQARRPGRPRGSKPTATSREQLLDIALDLFARQGIARTSLNAIAKEAGVTPAMLHYYFNSREQLLDAMIEERFLPLRSAIATLFSTHPDDPVTALTLMVKKLADLAVEHRWFAPLWMQEVIGEMPVLRSHLQARFGDEKYQATLDTIARWQQEGKLNRDLAPELLFTTLLSLVLVPFSRMRNDERLTTLSPDSIVRHVLAVIGHGIGA